The Streptomyces sp. NBC_00659 genomic interval GCCGGAGTCGGCCTCGAGCTGCTTGTTCGCCGAAGCCTTCGCCTCGTCCGGGTTGGCGTTGATCCACTTGTTGGTCTCGACCGAGCCCTTGAGGACCGCCTCGACGACCTTCGGGTGCTCCTCGAGGAACTTCTGCGACACGATGATGTTCGTGATCACGAACTTCTTGTCGGGCCACAGGTCCGACTCGTCGAGCAGTACCTTGCCGCCCTCGGCGACCAGCTTGGACGCGGTCGGCTCCGGCACCCAGGCGCCGTCGATGGAGCCGGACTTGTAGGCGTCCGGGGTGATCTTGTTGTCGGTGCGGACGACCGACACATCACCCTTGCCGCTCTGGGCGTCGACCTTCCAGCCCTGCTCCGCGGCCCAGTTGAGGAACGCGACGTCCTGCGTGTTGCCGAGCTGCGGCGTCGCGATCTTCTTGCCCTTGACGTCCTTCAGGGACGTGATCTTCTTGGGGTTCACCACGAGCTTGACGCCGCCCGAGGCCGAACCGCCGATGATCCGCAGGCTCTTGCCCTCGGACTTGGTGAATCCGTTGATGGACGGCGAAGGACCGATCCAGCCGATGTCGATGGAGCCCGAGTTGAGCGCCTCGATCTCCGAGGGCCCGGCGTTGAAGATCTGGTACTTCGCGGCCGTGGCGCCGAGCTCCTTCTGGAAGAAGCCCTTCTGGTTGCCGACCAGCGCGGTGGCGTGCGTCAGGTTGCCGAAGTAGCCGATCTTCACGGAGTCGAGTCCGTCGATCTTCTTCGAGCCGACGGCGACCTTGGCCGCGGAGTTGTCGTCCTTGGCCTCGGAGCCGTAGCTGCACGCGGCGAGCGCGAGCAGGGGGAGAGCGGTGACGATGGCTATGCCGCGGCCCAGCAGCTTGGTGCGCGTGGAGCGGATGGCAGGCACGGGAGGGTTTCCTCTCGTCGGCCCGGCGGTCACGCCTTTCTCAGGTCGTGGCCGGGAGGTCGGCAGGTCTTCGTTTGCGCAGGCGGTGGGGGGTGAGGGCGCGCAGGCAGTGCGCGTACGTCATCGCGCACATCGCGCCACCCCGCCCTGCCCGCTGCCGAGGACGCCGCTGCCGACGCGGCCGCCCTCCTTCGCGAACGTGGAGTAGATGTCGACGGGGTTCATGTCAGAAGTCCCAGCCGTCGTCGTCGGACTCGTCCTTGACCGGCTGCGGCGCCGCGAACGACTCGCCGACCATGCCCGCGGTCAGCGTGGTGCCGTCGGCGGGGTCGATGAGGATGAACGCGCCGGTACGGCGGGAGTCGGCGTAGGAGTCGAGCGGGAGCGGCTCGGCGGTGCGGATCTTGACGCGGCCGATGTCGTTGGCGATCAGCCGGCCCGGGTGCGGGTGCAGCGAGAGGTCGTCCAGGGTCAGCCGGGACGGGATGTCCTTGACGATCGCCTTGACCGTGCGGGTGCCGTGCTTGAGCAGGACCCGGTGGCCGACGGTGAGCGGTTCGTCGGCGACGTGGCAGACGGTCGCCTCGACGTCCTGGGTGGTCGGCGGCGCGTCCTTGCTCGGCACGAGCAGATCACCGCGCGAGACGTCGATGTTGTCCTCCAGCAGGAGGGTCACCGACTGCGGGGTCCAGGCGATGTCGACCGGCTTGCCCAGCAGGTCGATCCCGGCGACCTTCGTGGTGCGGCCCGACGGCAGCACGGTGACGCTCTCGCCGACGCGGAACGAGCCGGCCGCGATCTGGCCGGCGTAGCCGCGGTAGTCGGGGTGCTCGGCGGTCTGCGGGCGGATCACGTACTGCACGGGCAGCCGGGCGTGGCAGTGTGCCAGGTCGTGGCTGACCGGGACGGTCTCCAGGTGTTCCAGGACGGTGGGGCCGCCGTACCAGTCCATGTTGGCGGAAGCGTCCACCACGTTGTCACCGGCGAGCGCGGAGATCGGGATCGCGGTGATCTCGGGGACGCCCAGCTCGGAGGCGTAGGCGGTGAACTCCTCGGCGATCGCCGCGAACACCGACTCCTTGTACTCGACGAGGTCCATCTTGTTGACGGCCAGGACCACGTGCGGGACGCGCAGCAGCGCGGCGACGGCGGCGTGGCGGCGGGTCTGCTCGATGACGCCGTTGCGGGCGTCGACGAGCACGACGGCCAGGTCGGCGGTGGAGGCGCCGGTGACCATGTTGCGCGTGTACTGCACGTGCCCGGGGGTGTCGGCGAGGATGAACCGGCGCCGGGCGGTGGCGAAGTAGCGGTAGGCGACGTCGATGGTGATGCCCTGCTCGCGTTCGGCGCGCAGGCCGTCGGTGAGCAGGGCCAGGTCGGGGGTGTCCTGGCCGCGGTTGCGCGAGGCGTGCTCGACGGCCTCCAGCTGGTCCGTGAGGATCGACTTGGAGTCGTGCAGCAGGCGTCCGACCAGGGTGGACTTGCCGTCGTCGACGGAGCCCGCGGTCGCGAAACGCAGCAGGGTGGTCGCCGTCAGCTGTTCGACCGACAAGGGCTCGGCGGGTTCGGTGGTGCTGGTCATGTCTAGAAGTACCCCTCGCGCTTGCGGTCTTCCATCGCGGCCTCGGACATCTTGTCGTCGGCGCGGGTCGCGCCCCGCTCGGTGAGCCGGGACGCGGCGATCTCGGTGATCACCTGCTCCAGCGTGGTCGCGTCGGAGTCGACGGCGCCGGTGCAGGACATGTCACCCACCGTCCGGTAGCGCACGAGCCGCTTCTCCACGGTCTCGCCGTCCTTCGGACCGCCCCACTCGCCCGCGGTCAGCCACATGTTCGACCGCTGGAAGACCTCGCGCTCGTGCGCGAAGTAGATGTCGGGCAGCTCGATGCCCTCACGGGCGATGTACTGCCACACGTCCAGCTCGGTCCAGTTGGACAGCGGGAACACGCGGACGTGCTCGCCGGGCGCGTGACGGCCGTTGTAGAGGTTCCACAGCTCGGGGCGCTGGCGGCGCGGGTCCCACTGCGAGAACTCGTCGCGCAGCGAGAACACCCGCTCCTTGGCGCGGGCCTTCTCCTCGTCCCGGCGTCCGCCGCCGAACACGGCGTCGAAACGCTCGGACTGGATCTTCTCGGTCAGCGGCAGCGTCTGCAGCGGATTACGCGTCCCGTCGGGACGCTCGCGCAGCACGCCACGGTCGATGTAGTCCTGCACCGAGGCGACGTGCAGGCGCAGCCCGTGCCGCTCCACCGTCCGGTCGCGGTACTCGAGGACCTCGGGGAAGTTGTGCCCGGTGTCCACGTGCAGCAGCGTGAAGGGCACCGCCGCCGGGGCGAACGCCTTCAGCGCCAGATGCAGCATCACGATCGAGTCCTTGCCACCGGAGAACAGGATCACCGGCCGCTCGAACTCACCCGCCACCTCACGGAAGATGTGGACGGCCTCCGACTCCAGCGCGTCCAGGTGCGACAGCGCGTACGGGCTGCTCTCGGTCTCCTCGGAGACACTGGCGACGGTCGTCATGCGAGACCCTTCTCGGTGAGCAGCGCGTGCAGCGCGGCGGCGGACTCCTGCACGGTCTGGGTGTGCGACTCGATGCGCAGGTCGGGCGCCTCGGGCGCCTCGTACGGGTCGTCGACCCCGGTCAGCCCCGTGAGCTCGCCCGCGGCCTGCTTGGCGTACAGACCCTTCACATCCCGTACGGAGCACACCTCGACCGGGGTCGCCACGTGCACCTCCAGGTACGTCGTCCCGTTCTCCTGGTGGCGCCCGCGCACCGCCTCGCGGCTGTCCGCGTACGGAGCGATGACCGGGACGAGCGCCTTCACACCGTTGCGGGCCAGCAGTTCGGCCAGGAAGCCGATCCGCTGCACGTTCGTGTGCCGGTCCTCGCGGCCGAAGCCGAGGCCCGCCGAGATGAACTCGCGGATCTCGTCGCCGTCGAGGACCTCGACGCGGTGGCCCTCCTCGCGGAGCCGGCCCGCCAGTTCGTAGGCGATGGTGGTCTTGCCGGCACTCGGCAGACCCGTGAGCCAGACAGTGGCTCCGCTCGTCACTTGCTGCTCCTGGGAAATCGTGGGGGCCGCGCCGGGCGCGGTGTCCGTCGTGGTCGTCGTCATCCGTGCAGCCCGCACTCGGTCTTCGCACGGCCCGCCCACCGGCCGGCGCGCGCGTCCTCGCCCTCCAGCACCCGGCGGGTGCACGGCGCGCAGCCGACGGAGGCGTAACCGTCCATCAGCAGCGGGTTGGTGAGGACCCCGTGCTCGGCGACGTACGCGTCCACGTCCGCCTGCGTCCAGCGGGCGATGGGCGAGACCTTGACCTTCCGCCGCTTCTCGTCCCAGCCGACGACCGGGGTGTTCGCCCGGGTCTCCGACTCGTCGCGGCGCAGCCCGGTCGCCCAGGCGTCGTAGGCGGTCAGGCCCTCTTCGAGCGGCTTGACCTTGCGCAGGGCGCAGCACAGGTCCGGGTCGCGGTCGTGCAGCTTCGGCCCGTGCTCGGCGTCCTGCTCGGCCACGCTCCGACGCGGGGTCAGGGTGATGACGTTGACGTCCATCACGGCCTCGACCGCGTCACGCGTGCCGATCGTCTCCGGGAAGTGATAGCCGGTGTCGAGGAACACCACGTCCACACCGGGCCGGGCGCGGGAGGCGAGATGGGCGACGACCGCGTCCTCCATGGAGGAGGTCACGCAGAACTTCCCGCCGAAGGTGTCCACCGCCCACCGGAGGATCTCCAGCGCGGAGGCGTCCTCCAGGTCGCGCCCCGCCCGCTCGGCCAGGCTCTTCAAGTCCTCGCCCGTGCGCTCTTGCTGAATGGCCGTCATATCTCCGCCCCTCCACGCTCTTCCCGCTGGACGCCCCGGGACAGCAGTCCCAGGAACTTCAGCTGGAAGGCTCGGTTGCACGCCGCGCATTCCCACGCGCCGTGGCCCTCTTCGCTGGGTCGCAGGTCTTCGTCTCCGCAGTAGGGGCAGTAGAACGGAGCGGCACGCTCGCTCACGACAGGGCCTCCTCGGAGGCACGCGCGGCCCAGGCGGCGAAGCGCTCGTCGTCCTCGCGCTCCGCCTGGAAACGCTTCAGGACACGCTCGATGTAGTCGGGCAGCTCGTCCGAAGTGACCTTCAGGCCGCGGACCTTGCGGCCGAATCCGGCCTCCAGGCCGAGCGCACCGCCCAGGTGCACCTGGTAACCCTCGACCTGCTCACCGTTCTCGGCGAGGACCAGCTGGCCCTTGAGACCGATGTCCGCGACCTGGATACGGGCGCAGGCGTTGGGGCAGCCGTTGATGTTGATGGTGATGGGCTCGTCGAACTCGGGGATGCGGCGCTCGAGTTCGTCGATCAGGGAGGCACCGCGCGCCTTGGTCTCGACGATCGCGAGCTTGCAGTACTCGATGCCGGTGCAGGCCATCGTGCCGCGCCGGAAGGTGGAGGGGCGGGCGGTCAGGTCGAGAGCCTCCAGGCCCTCGACGAGCGAGTCGATCTGCGCCTCCTCCACGTCGAGCACGATCATCTTCTGCTCGACGGTGGTGCGCAGCCGGCCCGAGCCGTGCGCCTCGGCCAGCTCGGCGATCTTCGTCAGGGTGGCGCCGTCGACGCGGCCGACGCGCGGGGCGAAGCCGACGTAGTACCGGCCGTCCTGCTGCCGGTGCACTCCGACGTGGTCGCGCCAGCGGGCGACGGGCTGGTCGGGGGCGGGGCCGTCGACCAGCTTGCGCTTCAGGTACTCGTCCTCCAGGACCTGGCGGAACTTCTCCACGCCCCAGTCGGCGACCAGGAACTTCAGACGGGCGCGGTTGCGCAGCCGCCGGTATCCGTAGTCACGGAAGATCGACAGGACGCCGATGTGGACGTCCGCCACCTCGTCGAGCGGCACCCAGGCGCCCAGGCGCTGACCGATCTTCGGGTTGGTGGAGAGACCGCCGCCGACCCAGAGGTCGAAGCCGGGGCCGTGCTCCGGGTGGTTCACGCCGACGAAGGCGACGTCGTTGATCTCGTGCGCCACGTCGAGCAGCGGCGAGCCGGAGATCGCGGTCTTGAACTTGCGGGGCAGGTTGGAGAAGTCCTTGTTGCCGATGACCCGGC includes:
- the cysC gene encoding adenylyl-sulfate kinase; its protein translation is MTTTTTDTAPGAAPTISQEQQVTSGATVWLTGLPSAGKTTIAYELAGRLREEGHRVEVLDGDEIREFISAGLGFGREDRHTNVQRIGFLAELLARNGVKALVPVIAPYADSREAVRGRHQENGTTYLEVHVATPVEVCSVRDVKGLYAKQAAGELTGLTGVDDPYEAPEAPDLRIESHTQTVQESAAALHALLTEKGLA
- a CDS encoding aliphatic sulfonate ABC transporter substrate-binding protein — translated: MPAIRSTRTKLLGRGIAIVTALPLLALAACSYGSEAKDDNSAAKVAVGSKKIDGLDSVKIGYFGNLTHATALVGNQKGFFQKELGATAAKYQIFNAGPSEIEALNSGSIDIGWIGPSPSINGFTKSEGKSLRIIGGSASGGVKLVVNPKKITSLKDVKGKKIATPQLGNTQDVAFLNWAAEQGWKVDAQSGKGDVSVVRTDNKITPDAYKSGSIDGAWVPEPTASKLVAEGGKVLLDESDLWPDKKFVITNIIVSQKFLEEHPKVVEAVLKGSVETNKWINANPDEAKASANKQLEADSGKALPAAVLDPAWKSIQITDDPLASTLNSEADHAVKAGLLDKPNLTGIYDLALLNKVLAAAGESTVDDAGLGVK
- a CDS encoding nitrite/sulfite reductase, translated to MAATPQDPVVAPRRKVSRHRGEGQWAVGHFTPLNGNEQFKKDDDGLNVRTRIETVYSKRGFDSIDPNDLRGRMRWWGLYTQRKPGIDGGKTAILEPEELDDKFFMLRVRIDGGRLTTEQLRVIGEISQEFARGTADLTDRQNVQYHWIRIEDVPEIWNRLEAVGLSTTEACGDTPRVILGSPVAGIAEDEIIDGTPAIEEIHRRVIGNKDFSNLPRKFKTAISGSPLLDVAHEINDVAFVGVNHPEHGPGFDLWVGGGLSTNPKIGQRLGAWVPLDEVADVHIGVLSIFRDYGYRRLRNRARLKFLVADWGVEKFRQVLEDEYLKRKLVDGPAPDQPVARWRDHVGVHRQQDGRYYVGFAPRVGRVDGATLTKIAELAEAHGSGRLRTTVEQKMIVLDVEEAQIDSLVEGLEALDLTARPSTFRRGTMACTGIEYCKLAIVETKARGASLIDELERRIPEFDEPITININGCPNACARIQVADIGLKGQLVLAENGEQVEGYQVHLGGALGLEAGFGRKVRGLKVTSDELPDYIERVLKRFQAEREDDERFAAWAARASEEALS
- a CDS encoding phosphoadenylyl-sulfate reductase, whose translation is MTAIQQERTGEDLKSLAERAGRDLEDASALEILRWAVDTFGGKFCVTSSMEDAVVAHLASRARPGVDVVFLDTGYHFPETIGTRDAVEAVMDVNVITLTPRRSVAEQDAEHGPKLHDRDPDLCCALRKVKPLEEGLTAYDAWATGLRRDESETRANTPVVGWDEKRRKVKVSPIARWTQADVDAYVAEHGVLTNPLLMDGYASVGCAPCTRRVLEGEDARAGRWAGRAKTECGLHG
- a CDS encoding sulfate adenylyltransferase subunit 1, which produces MTSTTEPAEPLSVEQLTATTLLRFATAGSVDDGKSTLVGRLLHDSKSILTDQLEAVEHASRNRGQDTPDLALLTDGLRAEREQGITIDVAYRYFATARRRFILADTPGHVQYTRNMVTGASTADLAVVLVDARNGVIEQTRRHAAVAALLRVPHVVLAVNKMDLVEYKESVFAAIAEEFTAYASELGVPEITAIPISALAGDNVVDASANMDWYGGPTVLEHLETVPVSHDLAHCHARLPVQYVIRPQTAEHPDYRGYAGQIAAGSFRVGESVTVLPSGRTTKVAGIDLLGKPVDIAWTPQSVTLLLEDNIDVSRGDLLVPSKDAPPTTQDVEATVCHVADEPLTVGHRVLLKHGTRTVKAIVKDIPSRLTLDDLSLHPHPGRLIANDIGRVKIRTAEPLPLDSYADSRRTGAFILIDPADGTTLTAGMVGESFAAPQPVKDESDDDGWDF
- the cysD gene encoding sulfate adenylyltransferase subunit CysD; this translates as MTTVASVSEETESSPYALSHLDALESEAVHIFREVAGEFERPVILFSGGKDSIVMLHLALKAFAPAAVPFTLLHVDTGHNFPEVLEYRDRTVERHGLRLHVASVQDYIDRGVLRERPDGTRNPLQTLPLTEKIQSERFDAVFGGGRRDEEKARAKERVFSLRDEFSQWDPRRQRPELWNLYNGRHAPGEHVRVFPLSNWTELDVWQYIAREGIELPDIYFAHEREVFQRSNMWLTAGEWGGPKDGETVEKRLVRYRTVGDMSCTGAVDSDATTLEQVITEIAASRLTERGATRADDKMSEAAMEDRKREGYF